One region of Chryseobacterium muglaense genomic DNA includes:
- a CDS encoding GLPGLI family protein — MRLITAFCLLIIGFLANAQNKRFTYEYRFIPDSTNISDVKTEMMNLDIADSGSKFYSYTAYYSDSIAKIDMEKQLASTGMINIKSDSRKGSIRYSISKKYPKYEVFLHNRILRDQYKVADDRKIDWKISSEKQKIGEWNTQKAETEFGGRKWTAWFTSDIPIQDGPYKFHGLPGLIVKLEDGSKSHVFNLQAVKGLTEIPKDVFGEKEVLINQKQYDKLIKEYENDPTKGLKQMQMGGATMIMKEGTGNQMKDQEDRLKARIKKDNNRIELIKTK; from the coding sequence ATGAGATTAATTACAGCTTTCTGCTTACTTATTATTGGTTTTTTAGCCAATGCTCAAAATAAACGTTTTACTTACGAATACCGTTTCATACCAGATTCTACCAATATAAGTGATGTAAAAACGGAGATGATGAATCTTGATATTGCTGATTCTGGATCTAAGTTTTACAGTTACACTGCTTATTATTCAGATTCTATTGCAAAAATTGATATGGAAAAACAACTAGCTTCAACGGGAATGATCAATATTAAATCCGATTCACGAAAGGGCTCCATAAGATATTCAATTTCTAAAAAATATCCGAAGTATGAAGTTTTCCTGCACAATAGAATTTTGAGGGATCAGTACAAAGTTGCTGACGACCGAAAAATAGATTGGAAAATAAGTTCAGAAAAGCAAAAAATAGGAGAATGGAATACTCAGAAAGCCGAAACTGAATTTGGAGGAAGAAAATGGACAGCATGGTTCACTTCAGATATTCCGATTCAGGACGGACCTTACAAATTTCATGGTCTTCCCGGTTTAATTGTCAAGTTGGAAGATGGTAGTAAATCTCATGTTTTTAATCTGCAGGCTGTAAAAGGTCTTACAGAAATTCCAAAAGATGTTTTTGGGGAAAAGGAAGTTTTAATCAATCAAAAACAATATGACAAATTGATTAAAGAATATGAAAATGATCCCACAAAAGGTTTAAAACAAATGCAGATGGGCGGTGCTACAATGATTATGAAAGAAGGCACAGGAAATCAAATGAAAGATCAGGAAGACCGTCTGAAAGCAAGGATAAAAAAAGATAACAACAGAATAGAACTTATTAAAACAAAATAG
- a CDS encoding GLPGLI family protein — protein MKRIKKPEWKILPDKQKIGEYNAQKATTKYGGREWTAWFSTDLPFQDGPYKFYGLPGLIVKIEDKTGSHSLTLVGNKTIQATTEKEMNLPQGVQLYGMGGKDIEINKAQFKKAWKAYKSDPTKNMREMMSKNSDTNKIVFKTKTADGREISDPNQVFREMEKNAKEGFKKNNNPIEPELYN, from the coding sequence TTGAAGAGGATAAAAAAACCTGAATGGAAAATTCTTCCCGACAAACAAAAAATTGGAGAATACAATGCTCAAAAAGCGACGACAAAATATGGCGGAAGAGAATGGACAGCTTGGTTTTCTACAGATTTACCTTTTCAGGACGGACCTTATAAATTCTACGGACTTCCCGGTTTGATTGTGAAAATTGAAGATAAAACAGGTTCACATTCCTTGACTTTAGTTGGAAATAAAACCATTCAAGCTACTACAGAAAAAGAGATGAATCTTCCACAAGGAGTTCAACTTTACGGAATGGGAGGGAAGGATATTGAGATTAATAAAGCTCAGTTTAAAAAAGCCTGGAAAGCATACAAAAGTGATCCTACGAAAAACATGAGGGAAATGATGTCGAAAAATTCAGATACCAATAAGATTGTTTTTAAAACGAAAACAGCCGATGGAAGAGAAATTTCAGATCCTAATCAGGTCTTCAGAGAAATGGAGAAAAATGCAAAAGAAGGTTTCAAAAAGAATAATAATCCTATCGAGCCGGAATTGTATAATTAG
- a CDS encoding M61 family metallopeptidase: MKKIALSLGILAVAFVQAQSIKTNIDLVNVKDDKIAVTMEFPKMKSNDVKFHFPKTVPGTYSVDDYGRFIEGIKFLDNKGKELAFTKVNDNTYSLKNAKALSKITYLVNDSFDEENDTDKHKAVFSPSGTDIEQGKVYLINTHGFVGYIDNMQDVPYQLVIQKPNDFYGTTALVDQDKSEATDTFTLANYAKLTDSPLMYSKPDYITFNAGGMDLVLGVYSPTGKYKAADFKENLEKMVVAQKKFLGDMNTNKKYAIMLYLAGTEGPQIKGFGALEHHESTSVVLHEMMPKEAIDESIVDVVSHEFFHTVNPLKTHSEEIHYFDYADPKMSQHLWMYEGGTEYFANLFQIQEGLITKDQFLQRIGDKIKNSKSYDDTMPFTVMSKNILQDQYKDQYRNVYEKGTLLPMCLDIELRKLSNGEMGYRDMIRKLSQRFGENKPFKDDKLIDELVTITGYPQVKDFYNKYIAGSQPTPYAEYLKEVGVEITKQETPPMFWFIKDPAQTGYNEKNNTFVFDDHSALSPFSKSIGFKITDEVLALDGKTINIQNAQEFISYAQSIKDGQNVTVTILRKNGDKTDKIDLKGKAVLDKITMETLTFKANPTPAEQKLQDQWLTGKK, translated from the coding sequence ATGAAAAAAATAGCACTCAGTTTAGGAATTCTTGCGGTGGCTTTCGTTCAAGCGCAGTCAATCAAGACCAATATTGATTTGGTAAACGTAAAAGACGATAAAATAGCTGTTACGATGGAATTTCCGAAAATGAAATCGAATGACGTGAAATTTCACTTTCCAAAAACAGTTCCCGGAACTTATTCTGTGGATGATTACGGAAGATTTATAGAAGGAATAAAATTTTTAGATAATAAAGGAAAAGAGCTTGCTTTCACCAAAGTGAATGACAATACCTATTCCCTTAAAAACGCAAAAGCTTTAAGTAAAATCACGTATTTAGTAAACGACAGTTTTGATGAAGAAAACGACACCGATAAACATAAAGCTGTTTTTTCACCTTCTGGAACAGATATCGAACAAGGAAAAGTTTATTTGATTAATACACACGGTTTTGTAGGTTATATCGACAATATGCAGGATGTTCCGTATCAATTGGTGATTCAGAAACCTAATGATTTTTACGGAACGACCGCTTTGGTAGATCAGGATAAATCTGAAGCAACAGATACTTTTACATTAGCAAATTATGCTAAACTGACTGATTCTCCTTTAATGTATTCAAAACCTGATTACATCACATTCAATGCAGGCGGAATGGATCTTGTTTTGGGTGTTTATTCTCCGACTGGAAAATACAAAGCCGCAGATTTTAAAGAAAATTTAGAAAAAATGGTTGTTGCTCAAAAGAAATTTTTGGGTGATATGAATACCAATAAGAAATATGCGATCATGCTTTATCTTGCAGGCACTGAAGGTCCGCAAATAAAAGGTTTTGGCGCTTTGGAACATCATGAATCTACAAGTGTTGTGCTTCACGAAATGATGCCTAAAGAAGCGATTGATGAATCTATTGTTGATGTAGTTTCTCATGAGTTTTTCCACACGGTAAATCCTTTGAAAACGCATTCTGAAGAGATTCATTATTTTGATTATGCAGATCCGAAAATGTCTCAGCATCTTTGGATGTATGAGGGCGGAACCGAATATTTTGCCAATTTATTCCAAATTCAGGAAGGTTTAATTACCAAAGATCAGTTTTTACAAAGAATTGGCGATAAAATCAAAAATTCTAAAAGCTATGATGACACCATGCCTTTTACGGTGATGAGTAAGAATATTCTTCAGGATCAATACAAAGATCAGTACAGAAATGTTTACGAAAAGGGAACGCTTTTGCCGATGTGTCTTGATATTGAGCTTAGAAAACTCTCAAACGGAGAAATGGGTTATCGTGATATGATTAGAAAATTATCTCAGAGATTTGGTGAAAATAAACCATTTAAAGATGATAAACTGATTGACGAATTGGTAACCATCACAGGATATCCGCAGGTAAAAGATTTTTACAATAAATATATCGCAGGAAGTCAGCCGACTCCGTATGCAGAATATCTGAAAGAAGTTGGGGTAGAGATCACAAAACAGGAAACTCCGCCAATGTTTTGGTTTATTAAAGATCCAGCACAAACCGGATATAACGAGAAGAACAATACTTTTGTATTTGATGATCATTCTGCGTTATCGCCATTCTCAAAAAGTATCGGATTTAAAATTACCGACGAAGTTCTTGCTTTAGACGGAAAAACTATCAATATTCAAAACGCACAAGAATTTATCAGCTACGCCCAATCGATTAAAGACGGACAAAACGTTACCGTAACTATTCTTCGTAAAAACGGCGATAAAACAGATAAAATCGATTTGAAAGGAAAAGCTGTTTTAGATAAAATAACAATGGAAACGCTTACATTTAAAGCCAATCCTACGCCTGCAGAACAGAAACTTCAGGATCAGTGGTTAACTGGAAAAAAGTAA
- a CDS encoding M1 family metallopeptidase — MKKISYSLLLVSGLAFGQFFEKGKTFTKQDTLKGSNTEFRNFWDVKKYELSIEPNFEQKSISGNNKISFEITRNISNPVFQIDLQQPMKADKVEGNFPIANYKQDGDFIWITTHKKFKKGEKYSINITYSGNPVIAKKAPWDGGWIFTTDEKGNPWMSVADEGIGASVWLPTKDIWSDEPDNGIIMKIITPKDLVGVGNGKLIDKKTENNKNIFTWEVKNPINAYSIIPNIGKYANFKDSYAGEKGKLDLDYWVIDYNLDKAKKQFQQVKPMLKAFEYWFGPYPFYEDSYKLVESPHLGMEHQSNIAYGNGYQNGYLGRDLSGTGVGLNWDFIIIHESGHEWFANNITAKDQADMWIHEAFTNYSEVLFTENYMDKKSADIYAQGIQNNIENDVPIIGKYGVRNEGSGDMYAKGASMVHTMRQIINDDAKFRQILRGLNKDFYHQTVTTEQVEKYISEKAGFDFTTIFNQYLRTTDVPVLEFAQKGSELKYRFVNGVKNLNLPIRFGEYTISPSESCQTLKLKNSDPVEFSKNYYIRYKKI, encoded by the coding sequence ATGAAAAAAATATCTTACTCGCTTTTATTAGTTTCCGGTTTAGCTTTCGGTCAGTTTTTCGAAAAAGGTAAAACATTTACAAAACAGGATACTTTAAAAGGTTCCAATACCGAATTCAGAAATTTCTGGGATGTAAAAAAGTATGAACTTTCTATAGAACCCAATTTTGAACAAAAAAGCATTTCGGGAAATAATAAAATAAGTTTTGAGATTACTCGAAATATTTCAAATCCTGTTTTTCAAATTGACTTGCAACAACCGATGAAGGCTGATAAAGTAGAGGGAAATTTCCCCATTGCAAATTACAAACAAGACGGCGATTTTATTTGGATCACAACCCATAAAAAATTTAAAAAGGGAGAGAAATATTCGATTAATATTACCTATTCCGGAAATCCCGTTATTGCCAAAAAAGCACCTTGGGACGGAGGCTGGATTTTCACAACAGATGAAAAAGGAAATCCGTGGATGAGCGTTGCTGATGAAGGAATTGGTGCTTCAGTCTGGCTTCCTACAAAAGATATTTGGAGTGATGAACCCGACAACGGAATCATTATGAAAATTATTACTCCAAAAGATTTAGTTGGAGTTGGAAACGGAAAATTAATCGACAAAAAAACAGAGAACAATAAAAACATTTTTACTTGGGAAGTCAAAAACCCGATCAATGCCTATTCTATCATTCCAAATATCGGAAAGTATGCAAACTTTAAAGATTCTTATGCGGGAGAAAAAGGAAAACTAGATCTTGATTATTGGGTAATCGACTATAATTTAGATAAAGCAAAAAAACAGTTTCAGCAGGTAAAACCGATGCTTAAAGCTTTTGAATATTGGTTTGGTCCTTATCCTTTTTACGAAGACTCTTATAAACTGGTAGAATCTCCTCATTTGGGAATGGAGCATCAGAGCAATATTGCTTACGGAAATGGTTATCAAAACGGATATTTAGGCAGAGATCTTTCAGGAACCGGAGTTGGATTAAACTGGGATTTCATCATTATTCATGAAAGCGGACACGAATGGTTTGCTAATAATATCACCGCAAAAGACCAAGCCGATATGTGGATTCATGAAGCGTTCACCAATTATTCTGAAGTTCTTTTTACTGAAAATTACATGGATAAAAAATCTGCAGATATTTATGCGCAGGGAATTCAGAATAATATTGAGAACGACGTACCTATTATCGGTAAATACGGAGTACGAAATGAAGGAAGCGGTGATATGTATGCGAAAGGCGCAAGCATGGTTCATACGATGAGACAGATTATTAATGATGATGCGAAATTCAGACAGATTTTAAGAGGTTTAAATAAAGATTTTTATCATCAGACCGTTACAACTGAACAAGTTGAAAAATATATTTCAGAGAAAGCAGGTTTTGATTTCACAACGATTTTTAATCAATATTTACGGACAACTGATGTTCCTGTTTTAGAATTTGCTCAAAAAGGTTCAGAATTGAAATACCGTTTTGTAAACGGTGTGAAAAACTTAAACCTTCCAATAAGATTTGGTGAATATACCATTTCACCAAGCGAATCTTGCCAAACGTTGAAGCTTAAAAATTCAGATCCGGTAGAGTTTAGCAAAAATTATTACATCAGATATAAAAAGATTTAA